Proteins co-encoded in one Deltaproteobacteria bacterium genomic window:
- the nrfD gene encoding polysulfide reductase NrfD, which produces MNDETIAKAESFPARFTDKLLMGMSWAEYSKKLITPFNIVAMIILCVGFPLIGLRFYKGLAAVTHSSNEYPWSILLGWGLFAGVPLSATGYVMATTVYILGYKKYHPLVRLGVLTGFMGYLFAVIYLLIDIGRPWRIYYPMAVSYGPTSVLFLVAWHVSTYLTVQLLEFSPAILEWIRAQRVRKWAILITIAMTIAGVILSTLHQSALGALFLLAPGKVHPLWYSTFIPVFNFISSIFGGLCMVIAVSTVCARWLRDKADDTFLSNLDPLTVGLGKAAAVVMFVYFVLKLIGVAHDDNWALLGTGYGYWFLVEIFLFVALPVVTLSVGVKKNSAGLVRFGAFHAIAGIILNRLNLSIITFNYNLPDHFHHIVPPAKEALIVLSIITFHILLFRWILNRMPVLREDPDFPEEDH; this is translated from the coding sequence ATGAACGACGAAACCATCGCCAAGGCGGAGAGCTTCCCCGCACGGTTCACGGACAAGCTCCTGATGGGTATGTCCTGGGCCGAGTACTCGAAAAAGCTCATCACGCCGTTCAACATCGTCGCCATGATCATACTGTGCGTCGGCTTCCCGCTGATCGGCCTGCGGTTCTACAAGGGGCTGGCCGCGGTCACGCACTCGTCCAACGAGTACCCCTGGAGCATCCTGCTGGGGTGGGGGCTCTTCGCGGGCGTCCCGCTGTCCGCGACCGGTTACGTGATGGCGACTACGGTGTACATCCTGGGATACAAGAAATACCATCCCCTGGTCCGGCTCGGCGTTCTCACCGGTTTCATGGGATACCTCTTTGCGGTAATCTACCTCCTGATCGATATAGGTCGCCCGTGGAGGATCTACTACCCGATGGCGGTGTCCTACGGACCGACTTCCGTCCTGTTCCTCGTTGCCTGGCATGTCTCCACCTACCTCACCGTCCAGCTTCTTGAATTCAGCCCCGCGATCCTGGAGTGGATCCGCGCACAGAGGGTCCGCAAGTGGGCGATCCTCATCACGATTGCGATGACTATCGCGGGCGTGATCCTCTCCACGCTGCACCAGTCCGCGCTGGGGGCGCTCTTCCTCCTCGCCCCGGGGAAGGTCCACCCGCTCTGGTATTCCACCTTCATCCCGGTGTTCAACTTCATCTCCAGCATCTTCGGCGGCTTGTGCATGGTGATCGCCGTCAGCACGGTGTGCGCCCGCTGGCTCCGCGACAAGGCGGACGACACGTTCCTTTCCAACCTCGATCCGCTGACCGTCGGGCTCGGGAAGGCGGCTGCCGTCGTCATGTTCGTCTACTTCGTGCTGAAGCTGATCGGGGTGGCGCACGACGACAACTGGGCGCTCCTGGGGACCGGATACGGATACTGGTTCCTCGTGGAGATCTTCCTGTTCGTGGCCCTTCCGGTCGTCACACTCTCCGTGGGTGTGAAGAAGAACAGCGCGGGGCTCGTCCGGTTCGGTGCCTTCCACGCCATAGCCGGGATCATCCTTAACCGCCTGAACCTGTCGATCATCACGTTCAACTACAACCTGCCGGACCATTTCCACCACATCGTTCCTCCCGCGAAGGAGGCGCTCATCGTCCTTTCGATCATAACGTTCCACATACTTCTGTTCCGCTGGATACTGAACCGGATGCCGGTCCTCCGCGAGGACCCGGATTTCCCCGAGGAGGATCACTGA